One stretch of Pelmatolapia mariae isolate MD_Pm_ZW linkage group LG3_W, Pm_UMD_F_2, whole genome shotgun sequence DNA includes these proteins:
- the LOC134624075 gene encoding uncharacterized protein LOC134624075, with protein sequence MKMFFVNVFLLCSLCAAQLSEVSQPESLKTVKIGDSATIKCFIKSASVKRMWYKVTTGRKLQLVVKTDSQYNLREFSDEFVNRSSVKFDLTNNHLTINKTSWEDVGTYFCGVVHISEVQFGSGTLLMLTGAKTISDSVVQQPESKSVRSGDSVTLSCSVHSAQCTAELTSFMWLKNSDHSAPEIIYCSDNKKNISQKTDRGQTTCVYNFVVRSRDDAGVYYCAVNACGQILLGNGTRINNDGINYHETPIPCIIIIIMGVYLVFAVFMIKFYSGPSPLSKVQGEENLKIKRSNEQRDGIWSECVYSRVKLH encoded by the exons ATGAAGATGTTCTTTGTGAATGTTTTCCTGCTCTGCTCTTTAT GTGCGGCACAGTTAAGTGAAGTCTCTCAGCCTGAATCTTTGAAAACAGTGAAGATTGGCGACTCAGCTACTATTAAATGCTTCATAAAGAGCGCATCAGTGAAAAGAATGTGGTACAAGGTGACTACAGGGAGGAAACTACAGCTGGTGGTAAAAACTGATTCTCAGTATAATTTGAGAGAGTTCAGTGATGAATTTGTTAACCGTTCTTCAGTTAAATTTGACTTGACTAACAATCATCTGAccataaataaaacatcatgGGAAGATGTTGGAACATACTTCTGTGGAGTCGTACACATAAGTGAGGTTCAGTTTGGGTCAGGAACACTTCTGATGTTGACAG GTGCAAAGACAATCAGCGACTCTGTCGTCCAGCAGCCAGAATCAAAGTCAGTGAGGTCCGGAGACTCTGTGACTCTCAGCTGTTCTGTTCACTCTGCTCAATGCACAGCAGAACTCACTAGTTTCATGTGGCTGAAAAACTCGGATCATTCTGCTCCAGAGATAATTTATTGCTCTGACAATAAGAAAAACATCTCCCAGAAAACTGACAGAGGACAAACTACCTGTGTGTACAACTTTGTCGTCAGGAGCCGGGATGACGCTGGGGTCTACTACTGTGCTGTCAATGCATGTGGACAAATACTGCTTGGAAATGGAACAAGAATCAATAATG ACGGCATCAATTATCATGAGACACCAATACcatgcatcatcatcatcatcatgggtGTTTATCTGGTTTTCGCTGTGTTCATGATCA AGTTTTACTCAGGACCTTCACCTCTGTCCAAG GTTCAAGGTGAAGAAAACCTCAAAATCAAAAGATCAAATGAACAGAGAGATGGTATCTGGAGTGAATGTGTGTACTCCAGGGTGAAGCTACACTGA
- the LOC134624074 gene encoding uncharacterized protein LOC134624074 translates to MKMSFVNIFLLCSLCAAQLSEVSQPESLKTVKIGHSATIKCFIKSASTKTVWYKVTTGRKLQLVVKTDSSYNVREFSDEFVNRSSVKFDLTNNHLTINKTSWEDVGTYFCGVVHISEVQFGSGTFLMLTGAKTISDSVVQQPESKSVRSGDSVTLSCSVHSAQCTAELTSFMWLKNSDHSAPEMIYCSDNKKNISQRTDRGRTTCVYNLIIRSRDDAGVYYCAVNACGQILLGNGTRVNYGETLTESIPLSPSVIALMLSNMVLGTVTLLLGVTFCKTRMRKSAEAADEGGQTGDTVIYTSVCLAHNSIRPRQPTVKANGDAVIYSTLKP, encoded by the exons ATGAAGATGTCCTTTGTAAATATTTTCCTGCTCTGCTCTTTAT GTGCGGCACAGTTAAGTGAAGTCTCTCAGCCTGAATCTTTGAAAACAGTGAAGATTGGCCACTCAGCTACTATTAAATGCTTCATAAAGAGCGCATCAACCAAAACTGTGTGGTACAAGGTGACTACAGGGAGGAAACTACAGCTGGTGGTAAAAACTGATTCTTCCTATAATGTGAGAGAGTTCAGTGATGAATTTGTCAACCGTTCTTCAGTTAAATTTGACTTGACTAACAATCATCTGAccataaataaaacatcatgGGAAGATGTTGGAACATACTTCTGTGGAGTCGTACACATAAGTGAGGTTCAGTTTGGGTCAGGAACATTTCTGATGTTGACAG GTGCAAAGACAATCAGCGACTCTGTCGTCCAGCAGCCAGAATCAAAGTCAGTGAGGTCTGGAGACTCTGTGACTCTCAGCTGTTCTGTTCACTCTGCTCAATGCACAGCAGAACTCACTAGTTTCATGTGGCTGAAAAACTCGGATCATTCTGCTCCAGAGATGATTTATTGCTCTGACAATAAGAAAAACATCTCCCAGAGAACTGACAGAGGACGAACTACCTGTGTGTACAACCTTATCATCAGGAGCCGGGATGACGCTGGGGTCTACTACTGTGCTGTCAATGCATGTGGACAAATACTGCTTGGAAATGGAACAAGAGTCAATTATGGTGAGACACTT ACTGAAAGCATACCACTGAGTCCGTCCGTTATTGCACTGATGCTGTCAAACATGGTTCTTGGAACTGTGACGCTCCTCCTTGGAGTGACATTTTGCAAGACAAGAATGAGAAAATCTGCAG AAGCAGCCGATGAAGGTGGTCAG ACTGGTGATACAGTCATCTATACATCTGTGTGTTTGGCTCACAACAGTATCAGGCCCAGACAACCTACAGTAAAAGCCAACGGAGACGCTGTAATTTACTCTACACTCAAACCCTGA